One region of Chanodichthys erythropterus isolate Z2021 chromosome 24, ASM2448905v1, whole genome shotgun sequence genomic DNA includes:
- the LOC137015008 gene encoding immunoglobulin superfamily containing leucine-rich repeat protein 2-like, with protein MATKYLMLIALGTAVIGNVHCCPQQCICSDKYNHQFADCAYKDLLEVPVGLPSNVTTVSLSANKIKVLKSKTFINVTQVTSLWLAHNEIVTVERDTLAPMIQLRNLDISYNKIVHFPWEDLTNLTALQMLKMNNNEMVSIPKNAFSNLKDLRSVRINDNKFTTIVQGTFGALTAMSHLQIFHNPFICSCKLEWLRDWIIKSSISIPDQNNIICDAPSHLKGTQVTSMPKLDCKAPSVSITYQTNILSPRTHLTMVDKEQVEEENNILPFVGKCEINDGMQYTSNHAFNLSLNRLKQYTFDFGVIALEVSETEAKVQLNPFQKSNIHLSQQEDLQAVNKEPSTKKSPLDMLYLCVSTDNGYSVLQWSKIEVGGVSTYRFQGLKPGTNYSLCFTYESQDCQVQVVFSAPLKWDSFSPSVVVIVL; from the coding sequence ATGGCAACCAAATACTTGATGCTCATTGCCTTGGGGACTGCAGTGATTGGCAATGTGCACTGTTGCCCTCAGCAGTGTATCTGCTCTGATAAATATAACCACCAGTTTGCAGATTGTGCCTACAAAGACCTTCTGGAAGTACCCGTGGGCTTGCCGTCCAATGTGACCACCGTGAGTCTTTCAGCTAACAAAATTAAAGTGCTGAAATCcaaaacctttataaatgtgACCCAGGTGACCTCTCTTTGGCTGGCTCACAATGAAATTGTCACCGTTGAGAGGGACACCTTGGCTCCGATGATTCAGCTGAGAAATTTGGATATTAGCTACAACAAAATTGTGCATTTTCCATGGGAGGACTTGACCAATCTCACTGCCCTGCAGATGTTAAAGATGAACAATAATGAGATGGTCAGTATCCCCAAGAACGCTTTTTCCAACCTGAAGGACCTGCGTTCAGTCCGTATTAACGATAACAAGTTTACCACCATCGTGCAGGGAACGTTTGGCGCTTTGACTGCCATGTCCCACCTCCAAATCTTCCACAACCCCTTCATCTGCTCCTGCAAGCTTGAGTGGCTTAGGGACTGGATCATCAAATCCTCAATCTCAATCCCTGACCAAAACAACATTATCTGTGATGCTCCTTCCCACCTCAAAGGTACACAAGTCACTAGCATGCCCAAACTGGATTGCAAGGCCCCGTCCGTGTCTATCACATATCAGACAAACATCCTTTCACCCAGAACACATCTCACTATGGTGGATAAAGAGCAAGTGGAAGAAGAGAACAATATTTTGCCATTTGTTGGCAAATGCGAAATAAATGATGGTATGCAGTACACCTCCAACCATGCTTTCAACCTCAGCTTGAATAGACTCAAACAGTACACGTTTGATTTCGGGGTGATTGCTCTGGAAGTTTCAGAGACTGAGGCCAAAGTTCAGCTGAACCCTTTTCAGAAGTCAAACATTCACCTCAGTCAACAAGAAGACCTCCAAGCTGTGAATAAGGAGCCGTCCACCAAAAAGTCACCCCTGGACATGTTGTACCTTTGCGTCAGTACTGACAATGGATATTCAGTGTTGCAGTGGTCCAAAATAGAGGTGGGGGGCGTCTCAACCTATCGCTTCCAGGGCCTTAAGCCAGGCACTAATTACAGCCTGTGCTTCACCTATGAAAGCCAGGACTGTCAAGTCCAAGTGGTCTTTAGTGCCCCACTTAAATGGGACAGCTTTAGTCCAAGTGTTGTGGTTATTGTGCTTTAA